In the genome of Micromonospora sp. Llam0, the window GCGCGACCGGCAGCGTCGGGAACCGCCGGCCGCCGGCGGCCTCGGAGAGTGTGGCCGGGGAGAAGTGCGCCCTCCGCGCCAGCTCCCGGTAGCCGGGGTGACCGGCTGCCTCCCGCAGTTGCCGCAGGTCGATGGCGAACTGTTCGATCGGCCCCCCGTCGCCGCGCAGCGCGCGTTCGGGCCGTGCCATGTCCTCACCCCCGGGTCGTCGGCACGCCCATTGTCTGGCGTTGATTGTTCGGTGTACAGATCGGATGCCTGACAACCCGCGGACGGCTACACAGGACCCGGTGCCATCGACACGAAGATGGCTCCTCGGCTTGCCCGATCCACTGTGACCGCTTGGCGCGGGAGGACACCGACATGGCGCTGCCGTACGACCTCCGCAACGGCAACCTCGGCAACGACAACCTGCGCACCGGCCCCGGCCCCGGCCGACGGACCGTCCGGCGACGCCGGACGCGGCTGCTGCCCGGGCTGCTCGCGATCGTCATGGTCGCCGGTCTTGTCGCTGCGGTCGCACCGGAGAGCGGGTCGACGGTCGGGCACGCCGGGGCCGGCGGCGCAGGACCGGCCGGGTCGTGGCCGGCCGGCGTGACGGTCGGGGTGGACGGGGAGTTGACCGCACCGGACGTCGACACCGCGACGGCGGGTGCCCGGGCCAGCGGTCGACGGGTCGCCGTCGCCGGCCTGACCGACGAGCACACCCGGCACTTCGCGAAGCCGGACGGCGTGATGACCTTCGAGCAGCACGTGGTGCCGCAGCGGGTACGCCGGGACAGCGGCTGGGTGCCGGTCGACGCGACACTGCGCCGCGGCGGCACCCGGGTGGTGCCGGAGGCGACCGTACTGCGGATGTCGTTCTCCGCAGGCGGGTCCGGGCCGCTGGTGGAGCTGACCGACGGTGCCGCGCGCCTGGCCCTGTCGTGGCCGGACCCGCTGCCGGAACCGGTGCTGCGCGGCGACACCGCCACCTACCCTGACGTGCTGCCCGACGTGGACCTGCTGGTACGGGCCGAGCCGGAGTCGTTCGCCCAGATGCTGGTGGTGCGCAACCGTCGGGCCGCGACGCATCCACGGCTGGCCGAAATCGGCTGGCAGGTCACGACCGACGGTCTGGACCTGCGTACCCGCGACGGCGGCGTGGTCGAGGTGGTCGACGACGCCGGCCGGGTGGTGTTCACCGCGCCGCCGTCGCTGATGTGGGACTCGCCAGCGGCGGCACCGGGTGCGGCCCGCGCAGGAACCGGCCCGGTGGCGGACGCGCCGCCCGGCGGCCCGGCGGCGGACGCGCCGCCCGGCACCGTCCGGGAGATGCCGGTACGGCTCGCTGACGGGCGGCTCGTGGTGCGGCCCGACCAGGAGATGCTGCGCCACCCCGACACCACCTTCCCGGTCATGATCGACCCGTCGTTCTCGAAGAAGGCGGCGAACTGGTCGCCGGTGAACCGGGCCGACCCGAACCGTTCCTACCCGTCGGGCTCCGGCTGGCCCCGCGACTGGGTGCGGGTCGGGGCGACCTGGGGGCAGCCGAGCATGGTGTTCCGGTCGCATCTGCGATTCAGCATCTCGGCGATGGCCGGTCAGGACCTGGTCGGCAACCCGAGCTTCATCATCACGCTGGCCCACTCCGCCTCGTGCAACTCCACCCCGGTCGAGCTGTGGCGGACCAACACCATCGGCTCGTCGGGGAACGTGACCTGGAACGGGATGAAGAGCAAATGGCTGCACGGCGGGCCGTTGCAGACGAAATCGGCCCGGGCCAACGACGCCGGTGGCTGCGGCAGCCTGCAGCCGGACGCGTCCGTCGAGTTCTCCAACTCGAAGATCAAATCCCGGCTCCAGTCCGCGATGGACACGTCGAACAGCACCTTCACCTTCGGGCTGCGCGCGCCGAACGAGTCGGACCAGTACCAGTGGAAGCGGTTCAAGCCGGGCACGGCGAAGCTGACCGCCGACTACAACCTCAAGCCCAAGGCCCCGACCAGTCTCGCCATCACCGGCGACTGCTACCCGGGTGCCTGCTCGTCGCCGGCGATGGTGCGCAACCGCCGGCCGACCCTGCGGGCCAAGGTGACCGACCCCAACAAGGACACCATGCGGGTGCGCTTCGAGGTGCGCAACTCCGCGAAGTCGTCCGTGGTCGCCTCGACCGAGCAGGTCACCAACGTCAAGTCGGGGTCGTCGCCGACCTGGCGAACCCCGACGTTGCCGCAGGAGTCGACGTTCCACTTCCGGGTCCGCGCCAAGGATCACGTCGGCTGGGGGCCGTGGTCGGGCTACTACAAGTTCACCGTCGACACCAAAGCTCCGAACACCCCGGTGGTGGCCGGGGATCCGTACCAGCACAAGGACTCCGGGACCTGGAACGGCGGGGTGGGCCAGCCCGGCTCGTTCACCTTCGACCCGAACGGGTCGGACGACGTGGTGTCCTACCAGTGGCGAACGAACGGCGGATCGGTGTCCACCGTGCACGTCTCGGCCGGGGCCGGCCATGCCCGCGACATCGTTCCGCAACGCGACCTGGAGCAACTGCTGGAGGTACGCAGCGTCGACCATGCCGGCAACACGTCCGGCTGGCGGCCGTACCCGTTCTATGTCCGGCCGCAGCCGGTGGACGTGGCCTACTGGAAGTTCGACGACGGCAGCGGCGGCACGGCGACGACCGCTACCGGTGACCCCGCGTACGCCGGCGTCCTGCACGGCGGCGCCCAGTGGGAGGACTCGCAGCTCGGGCTGACCGACCCGGCCGCGTCCGGTACCGCGGTCTCCTTCGACGGGGTCGACGACTACGTGGAGATGCCCCGGGTGCTGGCCACCAACCACGCGGCCGGGTTCAGCGTGTCGGCGTGGGTACGGCCCGACCGGCTGGACGTCTACCACTCGGTGGTCGGCCAGGGCGGCGAGCACACGTACGCGTACCGGATCTACTACAAGCCCGAGACGGACCAGTGGTGTTTCCGGATGCCGCACGCCGACAGCACGACCGCCGGCAACTCAGCGGTCTGCGCGGCCCGGCCCCCGCAGGTCGGGGTCTGGACCCATCTGGTCGCGGTCTACGACCGCCCGGCCGGCAAGATCCGGCTGCACGTCAACGGTGGGCCGGACATGATCGACCCGGAGTTCGGTCAGGGCAGCACCGACGAGGCCGACGCACCCACGCTGTTGGCGTCGTCGGGGAGGTTCACCGTCGGCCGCCGCACCCCTGACCATTCCGAATGGTTCGCCGGCCGGATCGACGAGGTCCGCGCCTACCAGCGGGCGCTGACCGCATCCGACGTGGCGCAGATGTACGCGTCCTGCCGGTTCGGTACCTGCCCCGACGTCGCACCGGTCACCGAGCCGGTCCTGGTCGGCGCATGGGACCTCGACGAGGGGACCGGCAGCAGCGCGGCCGACAGTTCCGGGCTGAACAGCCACGCCACGCTCTCCGGCGGGGTGAGCTGGACACCGGACGGGTACGGCGGCACGACGGCGGCCACCTTCGACGGGTCGACCGGGGAGCTGCACACCGAAGGTCCGGTGCTGCTCACCGACCAGTCGTTCACCGTGTCGGCGTGGGCCCGGCTCGCCGACGGCGACGGCTGGCACGCGGTGCTCGGCCAGGACGGCGAGCTGATGAGCGCGTTCCGCCTGGAGTACGCGCTGTCCACCGGTGCCTGGTGTTTCCGGATGCGGCACGGCGACGCCATCGGCGCGGCGAGCACCATGGCCTGCGGACCCGCCCCCGAGGTGGGCCGCTGGACGCACCTGGCCGGGGTCTACGACGCGGCGGCACTGCAGATCCGGCTGTACGTCGACGGGCAGCTGGCCGCCACCGCCCAGTACAACAATCCGCCGTGGCGGGCGGACGGGGCGATGACCGTCGGCCGGATCGTCCACACGAAGTCCGACGGGATCTCCACCGACCACTTCGCCGGTGAGATCGACCTGGTCCGGGCGTACCAGGGAGCGATGACCGGCGCCCAGGTCGCCGACCTGTACGCCGACCAGTTCGACCAGACGCCGACGGTGGTGATCGACAGCCCGGCGGCCGGCGTGCGGTGGAGCGCGGGCGAGGAGATCACCTTCACCGGTGGGGCCACTGACGACCAGGGCACCCTGCCGGCCGACGCGCTCAACTGGCAACTGCGACTGGTCGACTGCACGGTCGCACCCTGCCAGTCCGAGGTACTCGACGACTGGTCCCAGACGGCAACCGGCACCTTCGTCACACCGGACGTCGCCTACCCGGCACACCTCGAACTCGAACTCACCGCCGACCGAGGCACCGGATTCCCAGCAACCGAAACAATCCAACTCCACCCGGCAACCGTCGACCTCACCTTCCAGACCGAACCAGCCGGACTGACGCTGTCGGTGGGACCACACACGGGGGTGGCGCCCTTCGAACAGCGGGTGATACGCGGCTCACGAGTCGAGATGCACGCACCAACCGACCAGTCCTCGGACGGTACGTCGTACGTGTTCGGCTCCTGGTCCGACGGCGGGGACAGCACCCATGAGATCACCGCGCCGGACACGGCGACCGGATACACCGCCCATTACCTGCCGCAGTCCGAGCAGACGCCGACAGTGGTGATCGACAGCCCGGCGGCCGGCGTGCGGTGGAGCGCGGGTGAGGAGATCGAGTTCGCCGGCACGGCCTCCGACGACCAGGGTGCGTTGCCGGCCGACGCGCTCAACTGGCAACTACGACTGGTCGACTGCACGGTCGCACCCTGCCAGTCCGAGGTACTCGACGACTGGTCCCAGACGGCAACCGGCACCTTCGTCACACCGGACGTCGCCTACCCGGCACACCTCGAACTCGAACTCACCGCCGACCGAGGCACCGGATTCCCAGCAACCGAAACAATCCAACTCGACCCGGCAACCGTCGACCTCACCTTCCGGACCGAACCAGCCGGGCTGTCCCTGGTCGTCGGCGGTGAGTCCGTGGTGGCGCCGTTCACCCGCACCGTCATCCAGGGCACCGGCGTCGAGGTGCGGGCGCCGGAGACCCAGGAGTCTGGGGGCACCCGGCACGACTTCCTCAACTGGGCCGACGACGCCGACCCGGACCGGACCATCACCGCACCGCCGACCGCAGCCAGCTACACCGCCCGGTACGCGCCGGCAGGCGCGACCTGCGGGCAAGACGCCTTCGGACACACCTGCGGGTCCGGGCAACGGGTGTTCGCGCCGACCACGGACGTGCTGGCGCTCAGCGGCGACGACGAGACGGCACAGGTCGACCTGCCGTTCCCCGTCTGGCTGTACGGGCAGGGGTACGACACCGCGTGGGTCGACACCAACGGTGCGTTGACGTTCATCGAGCCGGAGGTGTCCGTGCACTGGGTCGACCCGATTCCGTCGCCGTACCACTGGGG includes:
- a CDS encoding LamG-like jellyroll fold domain-containing protein; protein product: MAREDTDMALPYDLRNGNLGNDNLRTGPGPGRRTVRRRRTRLLPGLLAIVMVAGLVAAVAPESGSTVGHAGAGGAGPAGSWPAGVTVGVDGELTAPDVDTATAGARASGRRVAVAGLTDEHTRHFAKPDGVMTFEQHVVPQRVRRDSGWVPVDATLRRGGTRVVPEATVLRMSFSAGGSGPLVELTDGAARLALSWPDPLPEPVLRGDTATYPDVLPDVDLLVRAEPESFAQMLVVRNRRAATHPRLAEIGWQVTTDGLDLRTRDGGVVEVVDDAGRVVFTAPPSLMWDSPAAAPGAARAGTGPVADAPPGGPAADAPPGTVREMPVRLADGRLVVRPDQEMLRHPDTTFPVMIDPSFSKKAANWSPVNRADPNRSYPSGSGWPRDWVRVGATWGQPSMVFRSHLRFSISAMAGQDLVGNPSFIITLAHSASCNSTPVELWRTNTIGSSGNVTWNGMKSKWLHGGPLQTKSARANDAGGCGSLQPDASVEFSNSKIKSRLQSAMDTSNSTFTFGLRAPNESDQYQWKRFKPGTAKLTADYNLKPKAPTSLAITGDCYPGACSSPAMVRNRRPTLRAKVTDPNKDTMRVRFEVRNSAKSSVVASTEQVTNVKSGSSPTWRTPTLPQESTFHFRVRAKDHVGWGPWSGYYKFTVDTKAPNTPVVAGDPYQHKDSGTWNGGVGQPGSFTFDPNGSDDVVSYQWRTNGGSVSTVHVSAGAGHARDIVPQRDLEQLLEVRSVDHAGNTSGWRPYPFYVRPQPVDVAYWKFDDGSGGTATTATGDPAYAGVLHGGAQWEDSQLGLTDPAASGTAVSFDGVDDYVEMPRVLATNHAAGFSVSAWVRPDRLDVYHSVVGQGGEHTYAYRIYYKPETDQWCFRMPHADSTTAGNSAVCAARPPQVGVWTHLVAVYDRPAGKIRLHVNGGPDMIDPEFGQGSTDEADAPTLLASSGRFTVGRRTPDHSEWFAGRIDEVRAYQRALTASDVAQMYASCRFGTCPDVAPVTEPVLVGAWDLDEGTGSSAADSSGLNSHATLSGGVSWTPDGYGGTTAATFDGSTGELHTEGPVLLTDQSFTVSAWARLADGDGWHAVLGQDGELMSAFRLEYALSTGAWCFRMRHGDAIGAASTMACGPAPEVGRWTHLAGVYDAAALQIRLYVDGQLAATAQYNNPPWRADGAMTVGRIVHTKSDGISTDHFAGEIDLVRAYQGAMTGAQVADLYADQFDQTPTVVIDSPAAGVRWSAGEEITFTGGATDDQGTLPADALNWQLRLVDCTVAPCQSEVLDDWSQTATGTFVTPDVAYPAHLELELTADRGTGFPATETIQLHPATVDLTFQTEPAGLTLSVGPHTGVAPFEQRVIRGSRVEMHAPTDQSSDGTSYVFGSWSDGGDSTHEITAPDTATGYTAHYLPQSEQTPTVVIDSPAAGVRWSAGEEIEFAGTASDDQGALPADALNWQLRLVDCTVAPCQSEVLDDWSQTATGTFVTPDVAYPAHLELELTADRGTGFPATETIQLDPATVDLTFRTEPAGLSLVVGGESVVAPFTRTVIQGTGVEVRAPETQESGGTRHDFLNWADDADPDRTITAPPTAASYTARYAPAGATCGQDAFGHTCGSGQRVFAPTTDVLALSGDDETAQVDLPFPVWLYGQGYDTAWVDTNGALTFIEPEVSVHWVDPIPSPYHWGMANAAVYPFWYDWHVDGAASVRTGLTGAVPDRRFVIEWRQVTTPHDPSIRVSFQLVLHESGQISFAWDDIDPKVPVERGTGAVVGIENVDGTEALAYSQFSPSLASGQGVTFTPPDPGAVTGVVTDAAGAPLADTLVRLNPGGFTTATDDDGRYAFTAVPAGTHGVVASDLDGRCAGPGASAVVQVASGGSATADVVVAPEDGTDRPGCVEGPRSFLPAPDVVPLSGYYGNTELTLPFPVALYGETYETAWADIDGVLTFQEPVGEIDNVTPIPSPDGWATTNAAIYPFWAQWMAIQGATIRTGLHGTAPHRQFVVEWRDMMMDADPYPRASFQVVLHETGEIAVAWDGVGTLTMEQGITGVVGIENADGTDAVVYSQFTPALADGWGVLFTPPDHAGATDGTAMANAHFTPALPSGRGVFPASRRLRGSRR